From the genome of Phytohabitans rumicis, one region includes:
- a CDS encoding dihydrofolate reductase family protein: MSDTEPQTAGGKVLWHFTMSLDGFVAGPHHEMDWMSGVSARPGLAAEYVETTGAVLGGRSGWDAFPDPSAVYGGDWEGPIFVLTHHPEDATPTERVTFLNCDPAEAVRIALAAAGGKNLEVFSPTIGAQLLERGLIDEIDLHIAPVLLGEGIRLYDSPGSTPIRLHRVGADPTSVVNVRYRPTNVVGT; this comes from the coding sequence ATGAGCGACACCGAGCCGCAGACCGCGGGCGGAAAGGTGCTCTGGCACTTCACGATGTCCCTGGACGGATTCGTGGCCGGGCCGCACCACGAGATGGACTGGATGAGCGGGGTGTCGGCCCGTCCGGGCCTGGCCGCGGAGTACGTGGAGACCACGGGCGCCGTGCTGGGCGGTCGGAGCGGTTGGGACGCCTTCCCGGACCCCAGCGCCGTGTACGGCGGCGACTGGGAAGGACCCATCTTCGTGCTCACCCACCACCCCGAAGACGCGACGCCCACCGAGCGGGTCACGTTCCTGAACTGCGACCCGGCCGAGGCCGTGCGGATCGCGCTGGCGGCGGCCGGTGGCAAGAACCTCGAGGTGTTCTCGCCGACCATCGGCGCCCAACTCCTCGAACGGGGACTGATCGACGAGATCGACCTGCACATCGCGCCGGTCCTGCTCGGCGAGGGCATCCGCCTGTACGACAGCCCCGGCAGCACGCCGATCCGCCTGCACCGGGTCGGCGCCGACCCCACGTCGGTCGTCAACGTCCGCTACCGACCCACCAACGTCGTAGGCACTTGA
- a CDS encoding TetR/AcrR family transcriptional regulator: MSGPVGRGAKVRAAVHAATLAELVDKGYAELTVDAVAQRAGVHKTTVYRRWNDRQSLVVDALAEHFAADIPTPDTGALETDLRALARALVDSMAGPVGTAVQAAMHSDAGRLPEIAEARQRIFADRFRRAEPVVSRAIERGELPVGTDPAEVFKALAAPIYYRLLVIAEPVDQTTADLAARIALAAARAGALISPIATRNQTAGRRQ; the protein is encoded by the coding sequence ATGTCGGGTCCGGTCGGGCGCGGGGCGAAGGTGCGAGCGGCCGTCCATGCCGCGACGCTGGCCGAACTGGTGGACAAGGGGTACGCGGAGCTGACCGTGGACGCGGTGGCCCAGCGAGCGGGCGTGCACAAGACGACGGTCTACCGGCGGTGGAACGACCGCCAGAGCCTCGTCGTCGACGCGCTCGCCGAGCACTTCGCCGCCGACATCCCCACGCCGGACACCGGCGCGCTCGAAACCGACCTGCGGGCCCTCGCCCGCGCGCTCGTCGACAGCATGGCCGGTCCGGTCGGCACCGCCGTGCAGGCCGCGATGCACTCCGACGCCGGGCGCCTGCCGGAGATCGCCGAGGCCCGGCAACGGATCTTCGCCGACCGGTTCCGGCGCGCCGAGCCGGTCGTCAGCCGCGCCATCGAACGCGGTGAGCTCCCCGTCGGAACAGACCCGGCCGAGGTGTTCAAAGCCCTCGCGGCGCCGATCTACTACCGGCTGCTGGTCATCGCGGAACCGGTCGACCAGACAACCGCCGACCTGGCCGCCCGGATCGCCCTCGCCGCCGCCCGTGCCGGCGCGCTGATCTCACCGATCGCGACCCGCAACCAGACAGCAGGGAGACGGCAATGA
- a CDS encoding oxidoreductase, with the protein MTDQSGRIVVVTGANSGIGYVTARELARRGAHVILACRDRERGRQALDRLRTEAPGARAELRALDLADLASIRAFGAAWDHDRLDLLVNNAGVAMVPFARTADGFESQFGINHLGTFALTGLLMPALLAAPGPRVVTVSSEGQRFARFDLNNLNAERRYRALFAYVQSKRANLYFAVELQRRVDAAGHPLRSIAVAPGLTRTNVLTGGANSTRGTLYNTLTRLLVRYAFRPTAEGAKTSLYAATVPDVPGGSYIAPSGPFQLRGEPARRDHEPAIHDTATAHRLWQLSEQLTGVRYRLSKMAA; encoded by the coding sequence GTGACCGACCAATCCGGCCGCATCGTTGTGGTGACCGGCGCCAACAGCGGCATCGGCTACGTCACCGCCCGGGAGCTCGCCCGCCGCGGCGCGCACGTCATCCTGGCCTGCCGCGACCGCGAACGCGGCCGGCAAGCGCTGGACCGGCTCCGCACCGAAGCACCCGGCGCCCGAGCCGAACTGCGCGCACTCGACCTCGCCGACCTGGCGTCCATCCGCGCGTTCGGGGCCGCGTGGGACCACGACCGGCTGGACCTGCTCGTCAACAACGCCGGTGTGGCGATGGTGCCGTTCGCCCGCACCGCCGACGGCTTCGAGTCCCAGTTCGGCATCAACCACCTGGGGACCTTCGCCCTCACCGGCCTGTTGATGCCCGCGTTGCTCGCCGCACCCGGCCCGCGCGTGGTCACCGTCAGCAGCGAAGGACAGCGGTTCGCGCGCTTCGATCTGAACAACCTGAACGCCGAACGCCGCTACCGCGCCCTGTTCGCCTACGTCCAGTCCAAGCGCGCCAACCTCTACTTCGCCGTCGAGCTGCAACGCCGCGTCGACGCGGCCGGCCACCCACTGCGCAGCATCGCCGTCGCCCCGGGCCTCACCCGCACCAACGTCCTCACCGGCGGAGCCAACAGCACCCGCGGCACGCTCTACAACACCCTGACCCGACTGCTCGTCCGGTACGCCTTCCGCCCCACCGCCGAGGGCGCCAAGACGTCGCTGTACGCCGCTACCGTTCCCGACGTACCCGGGGGCAGCTACATCGCGCCGAGCGGACCGTTCCAACTGCGCGGGGAGCCCGCCCGACGCGACCACGAACCCGCCATCCACGACACCGCCACCGCCCACCGGCTGTGGCAGCTCTCCGAACAGCTCACCGGCGTCCGGTACCGCCTTTCAAAGATGGCGGCGTAG
- a CDS encoding MFS transporter has product MRKWLPLLAVSLSTFMLLVDLTIVTIAAPDLAQELHSSFTALQWTVDLYVLVLAALLMAAGSLSDRLGHRRVFVAGLVVFALASLACGLAPNTGVLIAARGVQGVGAAAMYATNAALLAVTYAGRDRSVAFGVWGAANGAAAAAGPILGGLLTQHVGWRSIFLVNLPVAVAAVVLARVAIPGGRGSAARRIDMPGVASFTVAATLAVYGLIRAGDAGWTDPVTIAVLAGGAAATAVFLLLERHRAEPMLDLTLFRRPAFAVLMFGAAALTAAAFANLVFVSLWAQSVLGLGAMSAGLVLAPLAVVAFVVAGAGGRLLHAVPPRHTIGWGLLLIAAGTALCTLVGPDSGWHALVPGLCVTGVGVGLSTPVLASAALAVAPPERAGMTNGASNTFRQLGYALALPVFATVVTGQARDVLSGSGGIADPAETAKRLTGGGYGGLLGQAPAEVLRTAYAAGLDRIFLFSAVLAAVAGVAVLVLLRPRAAAPEVREPEVVGFLQSR; this is encoded by the coding sequence ATGCGCAAATGGTTGCCGTTGCTCGCGGTCTCGCTGAGCACGTTCATGCTGCTGGTCGACCTGACCATCGTCACCATCGCCGCGCCGGACCTGGCGCAGGAGCTGCACTCGTCGTTCACCGCGCTGCAGTGGACCGTCGACCTCTACGTACTCGTGCTGGCCGCCCTCCTCATGGCCGCCGGATCCCTGTCGGACCGGCTCGGCCACCGGCGCGTGTTCGTCGCCGGCCTGGTCGTCTTCGCGCTCGCCTCGCTGGCCTGCGGGCTGGCGCCGAACACCGGCGTGCTCATCGCCGCCCGCGGGGTGCAGGGCGTCGGCGCCGCCGCGATGTACGCCACCAACGCGGCACTGCTCGCCGTCACGTACGCCGGGCGGGACCGCTCGGTGGCGTTCGGCGTGTGGGGTGCCGCGAACGGCGCGGCGGCCGCCGCCGGGCCGATCCTCGGCGGGCTGCTGACCCAGCACGTGGGCTGGCGATCGATCTTCCTGGTCAACCTGCCGGTCGCGGTGGCTGCCGTGGTGCTGGCCCGGGTGGCCATCCCCGGCGGGCGCGGCTCGGCCGCCAGGCGGATCGACATGCCCGGCGTGGCGAGCTTCACGGTCGCCGCGACGCTGGCCGTGTACGGCCTCATCCGCGCCGGGGACGCGGGCTGGACCGACCCGGTGACGATCGCGGTGCTGGCCGGCGGCGCGGCGGCGACCGCCGTCTTCCTGCTGCTGGAACGGCACCGCGCCGAACCGATGCTCGACCTGACGCTGTTCCGCCGGCCGGCGTTCGCCGTGCTCATGTTCGGCGCCGCGGCGCTGACCGCGGCGGCCTTCGCCAACCTGGTGTTCGTCTCGCTGTGGGCGCAGTCGGTGCTCGGCCTCGGTGCGATGAGCGCCGGGCTGGTGCTGGCACCGCTGGCGGTGGTCGCGTTCGTGGTCGCCGGTGCCGGCGGCCGGCTGCTGCACGCCGTCCCGCCGCGCCACACCATCGGGTGGGGACTCCTGCTCATCGCCGCCGGGACCGCGCTGTGCACGCTCGTCGGCCCGGACTCGGGCTGGCACGCGCTCGTACCCGGGCTGTGCGTCACCGGCGTCGGGGTCGGCCTGAGCACGCCGGTGCTGGCCTCCGCCGCGCTGGCCGTCGCGCCACCGGAACGCGCCGGCATGACCAACGGCGCGTCGAACACGTTCCGCCAACTCGGCTACGCCCTGGCCCTGCCAGTCTTCGCGACCGTGGTCACCGGCCAGGCCCGGGACGTGCTCTCCGGCAGCGGCGGCATCGCCGACCCGGCGGAGACGGCCAAGCGGCTCACCGGCGGCGGGTACGGCGGCCTGCTGGGGCAGGCGCCCGCCGAGGTGCTGCGCACCGCCTACGCGGCGGGCCTCGACCGGATCTTCCTGTTCAGCGCCGTCCTGGCCGCGGTCGCCGGGGTCGCGGTCCTGGTGCTGCTGCGCCCGCGGGCCGCCGCCCCGGAAGTGCGGGAGCCGGAGGTTGTAGGTTTCCTTCAGTCTCGTTAG
- a CDS encoding Lrp/AsnC family transcriptional regulator, with translation MDPLTLDALDRQLAHALQVDGRAPFSQIAAVLGTSDRTIARRYRRLRSAGALRVVGLPHAAALGHVDWLVRMRCTPDAAVPVAAALARRADTSWVTLLSGGTEINCITRTRAHADESELLLQKLPRTPRVTAVTAHCVLRAVAGTSGWPGRTAALDPDQVAALSPEPEAATPPGEPVTLSTADNQLLTALAKDGRASNPALAAATGWSETTVRRRIEQLRRGNVIYFDVDVEPALFGHTAEAALWLTVAPAALTAVSRALAAHPQIGYAAAITGPANIAGSVICRDLDELYEYLADGIGSLDGVSRAETAPIVRRVKGAGTLLVP, from the coding sequence GTGGATCCACTCACACTCGACGCGCTCGACCGGCAGCTCGCCCACGCGTTGCAGGTGGACGGTCGGGCGCCGTTCAGCCAGATCGCCGCCGTGCTCGGCACGTCCGACCGCACGATCGCCCGGCGCTACCGGCGGCTGCGCTCGGCCGGCGCGCTGCGCGTGGTCGGCCTGCCGCACGCGGCCGCGCTCGGCCACGTGGACTGGCTGGTGCGCATGCGGTGCACCCCGGACGCCGCCGTGCCCGTGGCCGCCGCGCTGGCCCGCCGCGCGGACACCTCCTGGGTCACCCTGCTGTCCGGCGGCACCGAGATCAACTGCATCACCCGGACCCGGGCGCACGCCGACGAGAGCGAGCTGTTGCTGCAGAAGCTGCCCCGCACGCCGCGCGTCACGGCCGTCACCGCGCACTGCGTACTGCGGGCGGTGGCCGGCACCAGCGGCTGGCCCGGCCGCACCGCCGCGCTCGACCCCGACCAGGTCGCCGCCCTGAGCCCGGAGCCGGAGGCGGCCACGCCACCCGGCGAGCCGGTCACCCTCAGCACCGCCGACAACCAGCTGCTCACCGCGCTGGCCAAGGACGGCCGCGCCAGCAACCCCGCCCTCGCCGCCGCCACCGGCTGGTCGGAGACGACCGTCCGGCGCCGCATCGAGCAGCTGCGCCGGGGCAACGTGATCTACTTCGACGTGGACGTCGAGCCGGCGCTGTTCGGCCACACCGCCGAGGCCGCGCTGTGGCTCACCGTCGCGCCGGCCGCGCTGACCGCCGTGAGCCGCGCGCTGGCCGCCCATCCGCAGATCGGCTACGCCGCGGCCATCACCGGGCCGGCCAACATCGCGGGCTCGGTGATCTGCCGCGACCTGGACGAGCTGTACGAGTACCTCGCCGACGGCATCGGCTCGCTCGACGGCGTATCGCGGGCGGAGACGGCGCCGATCGTACGGCGGGTGAAGGGCGCCGGCACGCTCCTCGTCCCCTGA
- a CDS encoding LysR family transcriptional regulator gives MDLDVRHLRVVGAIAEHGSISKAAAALGYTQPALTAQLQRIERSVGGALFVRDGSGARPTALGTLVTSHSLAILASHEELMRDVRRRGPDDADLTAVRLGSVPGPLTATLMTAVRELLPEAEVSLHVNESEEELLELLAEGRLEFGLGTDYPGYDLPLRADLSHAVLAVEPVFVLLAQSHPLAGQEEVPLEELAGEQWFTGEGKDQRMRRQFRDACRRAGFIPRRVQRMNSAVIFPLIGQGHAVSLAHALTPERANVVARPLSGDPMWVRQRLVWPSWSPLAGHASQLRDALTAAYQSLACKSPVYSAWLSRRGG, from the coding sequence ATGGATCTTGACGTGCGGCATCTGCGGGTGGTGGGCGCGATCGCCGAGCACGGCAGCATCAGCAAGGCCGCCGCTGCCCTCGGCTACACGCAGCCCGCGCTGACCGCCCAGCTCCAGCGGATCGAACGGTCGGTGGGCGGCGCCCTCTTCGTCCGCGACGGCAGCGGCGCCCGGCCCACGGCGCTCGGCACCCTGGTGACGTCGCATTCGCTGGCCATCCTTGCCTCGCACGAGGAGCTGATGCGCGACGTACGCCGGCGCGGGCCCGATGACGCGGACCTGACCGCCGTGCGGCTCGGCTCGGTGCCCGGCCCGCTGACCGCGACGCTGATGACGGCCGTCCGCGAGCTGCTGCCCGAGGCGGAGGTCTCGTTGCACGTCAACGAGTCCGAAGAGGAATTGCTGGAACTGCTGGCCGAGGGGCGGCTGGAGTTCGGACTGGGCACCGACTACCCCGGGTACGACCTGCCGCTGCGCGCCGACCTGAGCCACGCGGTGCTGGCCGTCGAGCCGGTCTTCGTGCTGCTGGCGCAGTCGCATCCGCTCGCCGGCCAGGAGGAGGTGCCGCTGGAGGAGCTGGCCGGCGAGCAGTGGTTCACCGGCGAGGGCAAGGATCAGCGGATGCGCCGCCAGTTCCGCGACGCCTGCCGGCGCGCCGGTTTCATCCCGCGCCGGGTGCAGCGGATGAACAGCGCCGTCATCTTCCCCCTTATCGGCCAGGGGCACGCGGTGTCGCTCGCGCACGCGCTCACCCCCGAACGGGCGAACGTGGTGGCCCGGCCGCTGTCGGGTGACCCCATGTGGGTGCGCCAGCGGCTCGTCTGGCCATCGTGGAGCCCGCTCGCCGGACACGCCTCGCAGTTGCGGGACGCGCTCACCGCGGCGTACCAGAGCCTGGCGTGCAAGTCCCCTGTGTACAGTGCCTGGCTCAGCCGCCGGGGAGGGTGA
- a CDS encoding S8 family peptidase, with the protein MSVLLAASAAVAGPAAAATPATAAWTAATPAAGPGQWVTLITGDRVHLSGANVAIEPAAGRESVGFSQYTEDGRQFVVPNDALRMVSAGEADRRLFDITGLVQAGYGDTAAAELPLIIGYADAATGAAKVRAAGQPRVTRTLGSVRGAAVRVGKARATAFWSGLTTGPGTQRRPVSGVAKIWLDGKRELSLDASVPQIGAPAAWQAGYDGAGVTVAVLDTGIDATHPDFAGKIVEARNFTDAADTDDTLGHGTHVASTVVGSGAKSGGRYRGVAPGASLLVGKVCPDRSCPESAILAGLEWAAPRAKVINLSLGGPDTAGDDPLEAAVNRLTAQTGVLVVAAAGNDGRDTYVGSPATADAALAVGAVDKQDNLASFSNRGPRLDGAVKPDVSAPGVGIVAALAKNSAYPTYEPGYTQLNGTSMATPHVTGAAALLAQQHPEWTAGELKAALMASAKPNPAIGTYGQGAGRIDVARAIGQAVLPSPTSLALGAQPWPADDDVPVTKTVTYRNAGPAAVTLDVAASATAPDGTPAPAGMFTATPSQVTVAAGGTAQVTLAADTRVPSATGLFNGALVAAGGSGVAVRVPFTVGKGHESRRLTVHLIDRDGAPATNYALNLVGVDFQVFQSPYHASGTLTANLRAGRYHVQATVITPSDGSSTLLTLPVLTVGGDDGVLTLDARRGTPVSVTVPDASARTRWSSAGFFRALPSGYGLTTRITNSSLGKLFTADLGGTVPAGAGALTAEVRAFFADPGADGTFFDSPYEYDLVWFQRGRFLTDFSRTVKRKDLAAVTQRYHAVASGVRTGLMQNFGFPPEGGSALSGPLRFTVPGVRTVYYTADDVVWQNNMWQLNALGQAEQQEWGRSVTYRPGRRYVAEWQEGVTGPRFPNRTFLWRQGNTIAFNLPPFGDQAGNTGYSLLDTGRMAFYRDGQKLVEIPRYFYDARGAVPPAESEYRLEYETTRGGAAGFENGTAVSGSWTFRSSEVGADAPTYLPLAAFDFRPELNLDNAAPGVVAFPLPVRLQRQPGSAAPAVRRITVEVSYDDGASWRPVRLRRDGADSWRGTLRHPASGYVSLRGQAAFADGSTAQLTVLHAYRLAPGHYGR; encoded by the coding sequence ATGTCCGTCCTGTTGGCCGCGAGCGCCGCGGTCGCGGGCCCGGCGGCGGCCGCGACGCCGGCCACCGCCGCGTGGACGGCGGCCACTCCCGCCGCGGGGCCCGGCCAGTGGGTCACGCTGATCACCGGCGATCGCGTCCACCTCTCCGGCGCGAACGTCGCGATCGAGCCGGCCGCCGGGCGCGAGAGCGTCGGTTTCAGCCAGTACACAGAGGACGGACGCCAGTTCGTCGTGCCGAACGACGCGCTGCGCATGGTCTCCGCCGGCGAGGCCGACCGCCGCCTGTTCGACATCACCGGCCTGGTCCAGGCCGGCTACGGCGACACGGCCGCCGCCGAGCTACCGCTCATCATCGGGTACGCCGACGCGGCGACCGGCGCCGCGAAGGTGCGCGCGGCCGGGCAGCCACGCGTGACGCGTACCCTCGGCAGCGTGCGCGGCGCGGCCGTGCGGGTCGGCAAGGCCCGGGCCACCGCGTTCTGGTCCGGTCTGACCACCGGGCCCGGCACCCAGCGGCGCCCGGTCAGCGGGGTGGCGAAGATCTGGCTGGACGGCAAGCGCGAGCTGAGCCTGGACGCCAGCGTCCCGCAGATCGGCGCTCCGGCGGCGTGGCAGGCCGGGTACGACGGCGCCGGCGTCACGGTGGCCGTACTCGACACCGGCATCGACGCCACCCACCCGGACTTCGCGGGAAAGATCGTGGAGGCGCGCAACTTCACCGACGCGGCCGACACCGACGACACGCTCGGGCACGGCACGCACGTAGCGTCCACAGTGGTCGGTAGCGGGGCGAAGTCCGGCGGGCGGTACCGCGGTGTGGCACCCGGCGCGTCGCTGCTCGTCGGCAAGGTCTGCCCGGACCGCTCCTGCCCGGAGTCGGCGATCCTGGCCGGCCTCGAATGGGCGGCGCCGCGCGCCAAGGTGATCAACCTGAGCCTGGGCGGCCCGGACACCGCCGGCGACGACCCGCTGGAGGCGGCGGTCAACCGACTGACCGCTCAGACAGGCGTGCTGGTCGTCGCGGCGGCCGGCAACGACGGGCGGGACACGTACGTCGGGTCGCCGGCCACCGCCGACGCGGCGCTCGCCGTCGGCGCGGTCGACAAGCAGGACAACCTGGCGAGCTTCTCCAACCGGGGGCCGCGCCTCGACGGCGCGGTCAAGCCGGACGTCAGCGCCCCCGGGGTCGGCATCGTCGCCGCACTCGCCAAGAACAGCGCGTACCCGACGTACGAGCCCGGGTACACACAGCTCAACGGCACGTCGATGGCCACGCCGCACGTGACCGGCGCGGCCGCGCTGCTCGCCCAGCAGCATCCAGAGTGGACGGCGGGCGAGCTGAAGGCGGCGCTGATGGCGTCGGCGAAGCCGAACCCGGCGATCGGCACCTACGGGCAGGGCGCCGGGCGGATCGACGTGGCCCGCGCCATCGGCCAGGCGGTGCTGCCCAGCCCCACCAGCCTGGCGCTCGGCGCCCAGCCGTGGCCCGCGGACGACGACGTACCCGTGACGAAGACCGTCACGTACCGCAACGCCGGCCCGGCGGCCGTGACGCTGGACGTGGCGGCGTCCGCCACCGCGCCGGACGGCACCCCCGCCCCGGCCGGCATGTTCACCGCGACGCCCAGCCAGGTCACCGTGGCCGCCGGCGGCACCGCGCAGGTCACGCTCGCGGCGGACACCCGGGTGCCGAGCGCCACCGGTCTGTTCAACGGCGCGCTGGTCGCCGCCGGCGGCTCCGGCGTCGCGGTGCGGGTGCCGTTCACCGTCGGCAAGGGCCACGAGTCCCGCCGGCTGACCGTCCACCTGATCGACCGCGACGGCGCACCGGCGACCAACTACGCGCTGAACCTGGTGGGCGTCGACTTCCAGGTCTTCCAGTCGCCGTACCACGCCTCCGGCACGCTGACGGCCAACCTGCGCGCCGGCCGGTACCACGTGCAGGCCACCGTCATCACCCCGTCCGACGGCAGCTCCACGCTCCTGACGCTGCCGGTCCTCACGGTCGGCGGCGACGACGGCGTGCTCACCCTGGACGCCCGGCGCGGCACCCCCGTCTCGGTGACGGTGCCGGACGCGTCGGCGCGGACCCGGTGGTCCAGCGCGGGCTTCTTCCGCGCCCTGCCGTCCGGGTACGGCCTGACCACCCGCATCACCAACAGCTCGCTCGGCAAGCTCTTCACCGCCGACCTGGGCGGCACCGTGCCGGCCGGTGCGGGTGCGCTGACCGCGGAGGTGCGGGCGTTCTTCGCCGACCCGGGTGCGGACGGCACGTTCTTCGACTCGCCCTACGAGTACGACCTCGTGTGGTTCCAACGTGGACGGTTCCTGACCGACTTCAGCCGTACGGTGAAGCGCAAGGACCTCGCGGCGGTGACCCAGCGGTACCACGCGGTGGCGTCCGGCGTTCGGACCGGCCTGATGCAGAACTTCGGCTTCCCGCCGGAGGGCGGCAGCGCGCTGTCCGGCCCGCTCCGCTTCACGGTCCCCGGCGTCCGCACCGTCTACTACACGGCGGACGACGTGGTGTGGCAGAACAACATGTGGCAGCTCAACGCCCTCGGCCAGGCCGAGCAGCAGGAGTGGGGGCGCTCGGTCACCTACCGGCCTGGCAGGAGATACGTGGCCGAGTGGCAGGAGGGGGTGACCGGGCCCCGGTTCCCCAACCGCACGTTCCTGTGGCGTCAAGGCAACACCATCGCCTTCAACCTGCCGCCGTTCGGCGACCAGGCCGGCAACACCGGGTACTCGCTGCTGGACACCGGCCGGATGGCCTTCTACCGGGACGGCCAGAAGCTGGTCGAGATCCCCCGGTACTTCTACGACGCCCGCGGCGCGGTGCCGCCGGCCGAGTCGGAGTACCGGCTGGAGTACGAGACGACCCGGGGCGGCGCGGCCGGGTTCGAGAACGGCACCGCCGTCAGCGGCTCGTGGACGTTCCGGTCCAGCGAGGTGGGCGCGGACGCGCCGACGTACCTGCCGCTGGCGGCGTTCGACTTCCGGCCCGAACTGAACCTCGACAATGCCGCCCCCGGCGTTGTCGCCTTCCCGCTCCCGGTACGGCTACAGCGGCAGCCGGGCTCGGCGGCACCCGCCGTGCGGCGGATCACCGTCGAGGTCTCGTACGACGACGGCGCCTCCTGGCGGCCGGTCCGGCTCCGGCGGGACGGCGCCGACTCCTGGCGGGGCACGCTGCGCCACCCCGCCAGCGGGTACGTCTCACTGCGTGGCCAGGCCGCCTTCGCCGACGGCAGCACCGCCCAGCTCACCGTCCTGCACGCGTACCGGCTCGCGCCCGGCCACTATGGACGGTGA